One stretch of Pseudomonas sp. NC02 DNA includes these proteins:
- a CDS encoding ATP-binding protein has protein sequence MKLLPRSLFGRLVLILVSGMLAAQALTSSIWYDMRHGQVLEIPSRLIATRLADVVRLVHSDPAQADVLIKLLDTPRFRLTLSDQASDVTSSISDSDQATERLLNKVLSEKTGYTQNLHLLSLKLLDAEGQHAGLSTLLSSRPVVGQFLIDLRLPDGRWLQVQATEEQGWTSTSPMDLLFDYVMRIYLLRVLVLVIIALVAVRLAIRPLNALAKAAEALGRDIQRPPLALDGPTEVRRAAQAFNAMQQRLIANIAERTRFLAAISHDLRSPITRLRLRTEMLDDNRTKERFRSDLEEMEHMVSSTLDFVSSGEINEKRQNIDINALLQSLQADLQDVGETVTIEGRAKQPLPGYARSLKRCVQNLLENAVRYGSEVVVRVEDKADSLKIVISDRGPGIPQEQLEQVMEPFYRVEGSRNVETGGYGLGLSIAHTIASAHDGRLSLSNREGGGLEVVLEFQRKSWP, from the coding sequence GTGAAACTGCTGCCGCGTTCGCTGTTCGGCCGGCTGGTGCTGATCCTGGTCAGCGGCATGCTCGCGGCCCAGGCCCTGACCAGCAGCATCTGGTACGACATGCGCCACGGCCAGGTGCTGGAAATCCCCAGCCGGCTGATCGCCACGCGGCTGGCGGACGTGGTGCGGTTGGTACACAGCGATCCGGCGCAGGCGGATGTGCTGATCAAGCTGCTTGATACGCCGCGCTTTCGCCTGACCCTGAGTGACCAGGCCAGTGATGTGACAAGCAGCATCAGCGACAGCGACCAGGCCACCGAGCGCTTGCTGAATAAAGTGCTCTCGGAGAAAACCGGCTACACCCAGAACCTGCATCTGTTGAGCCTCAAGCTGCTGGATGCCGAGGGCCAGCATGCCGGGCTGTCGACTCTGCTCAGCTCCAGGCCTGTGGTGGGGCAATTCCTGATTGACCTGCGTTTGCCGGACGGGCGCTGGCTGCAGGTGCAGGCCACCGAAGAACAAGGCTGGACCAGTACTTCGCCGATGGACTTGCTGTTCGATTACGTGATGCGCATTTATCTGCTGCGGGTATTGGTGCTGGTGATCATTGCCCTGGTGGCGGTGCGCCTGGCCATTCGCCCGCTCAACGCCCTGGCCAAGGCTGCCGAAGCCTTGGGCCGGGACATCCAGCGGCCACCGCTGGCCCTCGATGGGCCCACCGAAGTGCGCCGTGCCGCCCAGGCGTTCAACGCCATGCAGCAGCGGCTGATCGCCAATATCGCCGAGCGCACGCGCTTCCTGGCGGCGATTTCCCACGACCTGCGCTCGCCCATTACGCGCCTGCGGTTACGTACGGAAATGCTCGACGACAACCGCACCAAAGAACGTTTTCGCAGCGACCTGGAAGAAATGGAGCACATGGTTTCCAGCACCCTGGACTTCGTCAGCAGCGGCGAAATCAACGAGAAGCGCCAGAACATCGACATCAACGCCTTGCTGCAAAGCTTGCAGGCGGACCTGCAGGACGTGGGCGAGACGGTGACGATAGAAGGGCGGGCCAAACAGCCATTGCCGGGGTATGCCCGCAGTCTCAAGCGTTGTGTGCAGAACCTGCTGGAGAACGCGGTGCGTTATGGCTCCGAGGTGGTGGTGCGGGTAGAAGACAAGGCGGACAGTTTGAAGATTGTCATCAGCGACCGTGGGCCGGGGATTCCCCAGGAACAACTGGAACAGGTGATGGAGCCGTTTTACCGGGTGGAAGGCTCACGCAATGTGGAAACCGGTGGTTACGGGCTGGGGTTGAGTATCGCGCATACGATCGCCAGTGCCCATGACGGTCGGTTGAGCTTGAGCAATCGGGAGGGTGGGGGGTTGGAGGTGGTGTTGGAGTTTCAGCGCAAATCCTGGCCTTGA
- a CDS encoding SEC-C metal-binding domain-containing protein, which yields MTQQPHVHGPDCNHDHDHHDHDHGHVHGPNCGHAHQEPVRNTLKDVGRNDPCPCGSEKKFKKCHGA from the coding sequence ATGACTCAGCAACCCCATGTCCATGGTCCCGACTGCAACCACGATCACGATCATCATGATCACGACCACGGCCATGTCCACGGCCCGAACTGCGGCCACGCTCACCAGGAGCCGGTGCGCAATACGTTGAAGGACGTGGGTCGTAACGATCCTTGCCCGTGCGGCAGCGAGAAGAAATTCAAGAAGTGCCACGGGGCTTGA
- a CDS encoding LEA type 2 family protein, translating into MVSQARVFRTYSLLLALMLGLSGCASWFADDTPAPEVRLVKVDPVRVKLLEQKFKLYFRVDNRDDNDLTVRGLVYKVSLGTMVLTEGESNEWLTVPPHSHAFFRVSVRTNLWPQIRDVVDMLKNPRDPVPYRLEGELKTGLFIGNDVQVLRNGEIIPGDFIPERHR; encoded by the coding sequence ATGGTTTCTCAGGCGCGGGTATTCAGGACTTACAGCCTTCTGCTGGCATTGATGCTGGGGCTCTCCGGCTGCGCGTCGTGGTTCGCCGACGATACGCCCGCCCCCGAGGTGCGTCTGGTCAAGGTCGACCCCGTGCGGGTCAAGTTGCTGGAGCAGAAGTTCAAGCTGTATTTCCGCGTGGATAACCGCGACGACAACGACCTGACCGTACGCGGCCTGGTTTACAAGGTCAGCCTCGGCACGATGGTGCTGACCGAAGGCGAGTCCAACGAATGGCTGACCGTGCCACCCCACAGCCACGCTTTTTTCCGGGTATCGGTGCGCACCAACCTGTGGCCGCAGATCCGCGATGTGGTCGACATGCTGAAAAATCCGCGCGATCCCGTGCCCTATCGTCTTGAAGGCGAGTTGAAAACCGGTTTATTTATCGGGAACGACGTGCAGGTGTTGCGCAATGGCGAGATAATCCCCGGCGATTTTATTCCGGAGCGACATCGATGA
- a CDS encoding YchJ family protein: MSTSICPCGSGNLLDACCGHYHAGHPAPCAEALMRSRYSAYVLGLVDYLVATTLPAQQAGLDTAAIGAWSAQSTWLGLSVESSEVFGGQPEHAFVTFTARWHDSTGEHSHRERSSFVQNNEHWYFIDPTVDVKAGRNDACVCGSGQKFKKCCSGYL, encoded by the coding sequence ATGAGTACATCCATTTGCCCCTGCGGCAGCGGCAACCTGCTGGATGCCTGCTGCGGTCATTATCACGCCGGCCACCCGGCCCCCTGCGCCGAAGCGTTGATGCGTTCGCGCTACAGCGCCTATGTGCTGGGCCTGGTGGACTACCTGGTGGCAACCACCCTGCCTGCGCAGCAAGCCGGGCTGGACACCGCCGCCATCGGCGCCTGGAGCGCCCAAAGCACCTGGCTGGGCCTTTCAGTGGAAAGCTCCGAGGTGTTCGGCGGCCAGCCGGAACACGCCTTCGTGACCTTTACCGCTCGCTGGCATGACAGCACCGGCGAACACAGCCACCGCGAGCGCTCATCTTTCGTACAGAACAATGAGCACTGGTACTTTATCGACCCGACAGTGGACGTGAAGGCCGGGCGTAATGACGCCTGCGTGTGTGGCAGCGGGCAGAAATTCAAGAAGTGCTGTTCCGGCTACCTCTGA
- a CDS encoding DUF6231 family protein, protein MTAGISSRTPQQALAALLDLHAPKRLLLLGASQFPALDAFKEAHPDTVVSFAEPGPLPTDLAAQRFDLALAVGCLEHLSKPAGLTLLGGIRNLNASRIAVLVDLEACHWKDTDFFSLALQASERFQRDDQVLTLFTYDLLDYKQVPDWLNARFWANPQNFGKYWW, encoded by the coding sequence ATGACTGCCGGTATTTCTTCCCGTACACCCCAGCAAGCGCTCGCTGCGCTGCTTGATCTTCACGCGCCCAAACGCCTGTTGTTATTGGGCGCCAGCCAGTTCCCGGCGCTGGATGCCTTTAAGGAAGCACACCCGGATACCGTGGTGTCCTTCGCCGAGCCCGGTCCCTTGCCCACCGACCTCGCGGCCCAGCGTTTTGACCTGGCACTGGCGGTCGGTTGCCTGGAACACCTGTCAAAACCTGCGGGCCTGACCTTGCTGGGGGGCATTCGCAACCTCAATGCCAGTCGCATTGCGGTGCTGGTGGACCTGGAGGCCTGCCACTGGAAAGACACCGATTTCTTCTCCCTGGCCCTGCAAGCCAGCGAGCGTTTCCAGCGCGACGATCAGGTTTTGACGCTGTTTACCTATGATCTGCTTGACTATAAACAGGTGCCGGATTGGCTGAACGCCCGCTTCTGGGCCAACCCGCAAAACTTTGGAAAGTATTGGTGGTAA
- a CDS encoding OmpA family protein, with amino-acid sequence MSIMRTALPLVLLTGVLTGCAGLQKTDWPTCAAVGGVTGAAIGATQSSSYAGYGALLIGGMAGAYCWVHGDGDEDGDGVPDSRDKCPGTPKGVQVDANGCPPVPVAVVQEEVVVVKEETIVIRDVHFEFDSAKLTAADKIKLDVIATRLKKEAPSAQLRVSGHTDSVGKDAYNQKLSERRAHSVTDYLVSSGIPRSSFVSVTGAGESHPVADNKTADGRALNRRVEIQINR; translated from the coding sequence ATGAGCATCATGCGGACAGCTCTACCCTTGGTTCTGCTAACCGGAGTATTGACAGGTTGCGCAGGCTTGCAAAAAACCGACTGGCCCACCTGTGCCGCCGTCGGCGGTGTGACCGGTGCTGCCATTGGTGCGACCCAAAGCTCGTCCTATGCAGGCTACGGCGCACTGCTGATTGGCGGCATGGCTGGCGCCTATTGCTGGGTGCATGGCGACGGTGACGAGGACGGCGATGGCGTACCGGACAGTCGCGACAAGTGCCCTGGCACGCCAAAAGGCGTGCAGGTCGACGCCAATGGCTGCCCTCCGGTGCCGGTAGCGGTGGTTCAAGAGGAAGTGGTAGTGGTCAAGGAAGAAACCATCGTGATTCGTGACGTGCACTTCGAGTTCGACTCCGCGAAGCTCACGGCTGCCGACAAAATCAAGCTCGACGTGATTGCCACCCGCCTGAAAAAAGAGGCCCCGAGTGCGCAGCTGCGCGTCAGCGGGCATACCGACAGTGTCGGTAAAGATGCCTACAACCAGAAACTCTCTGAACGACGCGCTCATTCGGTGACCGACTACCTGGTCAGTTCCGGCATCCCGCGCAGCAGTTTTGTCTCCGTGACCGGCGCCGGCGAAAGCCACCCCGTAGCCGATAACAAAACCGCTGATGGCCGCGCGCTGAACCGCCGCGTGGAAATTCAGATCAACCGCTGA
- a CDS encoding DUF1145 domain-containing protein, protein MKVFWGLGKFLTLLFWVVVVVNLITPLINPFHLLVNLAGSLLLLTHVLELLLFNGSVKTRAHPWRDRLQILLVGMFHVQSFSTPTPTNDVNKEANHA, encoded by the coding sequence ATGAAGGTGTTTTGGGGGCTGGGTAAATTCTTGACGTTGCTGTTCTGGGTCGTGGTGGTGGTCAACCTGATCACACCGCTGATCAACCCGTTCCACCTGTTGGTCAACCTGGCCGGCAGCCTGTTGTTGCTGACCCATGTTCTGGAACTGCTGTTGTTCAACGGCAGTGTGAAAACCCGTGCCCATCCCTGGCGTGACCGCTTGCAGATCCTGCTGGTGGGTATGTTCCATGTGCAGAGCTTTTCGACGCCGACACCGACTAATGATGTAAACAAGGAGGCCAATCATGCGTAA
- a CDS encoding CopD family protein: MTVFSFAYTLHVLAALIWVGGMFFAWMILRPAAMAALDGPARLKLWVNVFQRFFVWVWVAVLVLPISGVGLLQLRFSGFETAPRYVQVMMGLYVVMTALFIRIQALKLPELRVAVAAEDWPAGAAALGQIRKLVGINLIVGLVLVAIASARPMF; the protein is encoded by the coding sequence ATGACCGTCTTTAGCTTCGCTTACACCCTGCATGTACTGGCCGCCCTGATCTGGGTCGGCGGTATGTTTTTCGCCTGGATGATCCTGCGCCCCGCCGCCATGGCCGCGCTGGACGGGCCGGCCCGGCTGAAACTCTGGGTAAATGTGTTTCAACGTTTTTTCGTGTGGGTCTGGGTGGCGGTGCTGGTGTTGCCGATCAGCGGTGTCGGCCTGCTGCAACTGCGCTTCAGCGGGTTTGAGACCGCGCCGCGTTATGTACAGGTCATGATGGGGCTATATGTGGTGATGACGGCGCTGTTTATCCGGATTCAGGCGCTGAAGTTGCCGGAGCTGCGCGTGGCGGTGGCGGCGGAGGATTGGCCGGCCGGGGCTGCGGCCTTGGGGCAGATTCGTAAATTGGTGGGGATCAACTTGATAGTGGGGTTGGTGCTGGTGGCGATTGCTTCGGCACGGCCGATGTTCTGA
- the dinG gene encoding ATP-dependent DNA helicase DinG — translation MISTELKTTIQGAYSRFLEAKSLKPRYGQRLMIAEVAKVLGDIDTDDEGRRSGDPAVVAVEAGTGTGKTVAYSLAAIPTAKAAGKRLVIATATVALQEQIVYKDLPDLMRNSGLNFTFALAKGRGRYMCLSKLDVLLQEGHAQTATASLFEEEGFKIEVDEVSQKLFTSMIEKLAGNKWDGDRDSWPNALEDADWARLTTDHSQCTNRHCPNFGQCAFYKAREGMGKVDVIVTNHDMVLADLALGGGAVLPDPRDTLYVFDEGHHLPDKAIGHFAHYTRLRSTADWLETTAKNLTKLLAQHPLPGDLGKLIEQVPELAREIKTQQQFMFSACEQVADFKPGEDVEGRERPRHRFVGGLIPEHMREMGVELKKGFSRLTDLFTRLTDLLKEGMDGEVNIGIASNQAEEWYPLFGSLLSRSQGNWELWTAFTVEDPEDNPPMARWLTLSESGALFDIEVNASPILAAEMLRRNLWNVAYGALVTSATLTALGTFDRFRMRAGLPKKAVTAVVPSPFHHADAGVLRVPDLKADPRDAPAHTAAIIRDLPSLVEGSRGTLVLFSSRKQMQDVFDGLDRDWRKQVFIQGNLSKQETLNKHKARVDGGDSSVLFGLASFAEGVDLPGAYCEHVVIAKIPFSVPDDPVEAALAEWIEARGGNPFMEISVPDASLKLVQACGRLLRTEEDRGTITLLDRRLVTQRYGKAILNALPPFRREIS, via the coding sequence ATGATCAGCACTGAACTCAAAACCACGATCCAGGGCGCCTACTCGCGTTTTCTCGAAGCCAAGAGCTTGAAGCCGCGGTACGGCCAGCGCCTGATGATCGCCGAAGTCGCCAAGGTCCTCGGGGATATCGACACCGACGACGAAGGTCGGCGCAGTGGCGACCCCGCCGTGGTGGCCGTCGAGGCCGGCACCGGTACCGGTAAAACCGTGGCCTACAGCCTGGCGGCGATCCCCACCGCCAAGGCCGCCGGCAAGCGCCTGGTGATTGCCACCGCCACCGTCGCCCTGCAAGAGCAGATTGTCTACAAGGACCTGCCCGACCTGATGCGCAACAGCGGCCTGAATTTCACCTTCGCCCTGGCCAAGGGCCGTGGGCGCTATATGTGCCTGTCCAAGCTCGACGTGCTGTTGCAGGAAGGCCACGCGCAAACCGCCACTGCCTCGCTGTTCGAAGAAGAAGGCTTCAAGATCGAAGTCGATGAGGTCAGTCAGAAGCTGTTTACCAGCATGATCGAGAAACTGGCGGGCAATAAATGGGACGGCGACCGCGACAGCTGGCCCAATGCCCTGGAAGACGCCGACTGGGCACGGCTGACCACCGATCACAGCCAGTGCACCAACCGTCATTGCCCCAACTTCGGCCAGTGCGCCTTCTACAAGGCCCGGGAGGGCATGGGCAAGGTCGACGTTATTGTCACCAACCATGACATGGTCCTCGCCGACCTCGCCCTGGGGGGCGGCGCCGTGTTGCCCGACCCGCGCGACACACTCTACGTGTTCGACGAAGGCCATCACCTGCCCGACAAGGCCATCGGCCACTTTGCTCACTACACGCGGCTGCGCTCCACCGCCGACTGGCTGGAAACCACCGCCAAGAACCTCACCAAGTTGCTCGCCCAGCACCCGCTGCCGGGCGACCTGGGCAAGTTGATTGAGCAGGTGCCGGAGCTGGCGCGGGAGATCAAGACCCAGCAGCAATTCATGTTCAGCGCCTGCGAACAGGTGGCAGACTTCAAGCCCGGCGAAGACGTGGAAGGCCGCGAACGGCCGCGCCATCGTTTCGTTGGCGGGCTGATCCCCGAGCACATGCGCGAAATGGGCGTCGAGCTGAAAAAGGGCTTTTCGCGCCTGACCGACTTGTTCACCCGTCTCACCGATTTGCTCAAGGAAGGCATGGATGGCGAGGTCAATATCGGCATCGCCAGCAATCAGGCTGAAGAATGGTACCCGCTGTTTGGCAGCCTGCTGTCCCGTTCCCAGGGCAACTGGGAGTTGTGGACCGCCTTTACCGTCGAAGACCCGGAAGACAACCCGCCCATGGCCCGTTGGCTGACCCTGTCGGAAAGCGGTGCGCTGTTCGATATCGAGGTCAACGCCAGCCCGATCCTGGCGGCGGAAATGCTCCGACGCAACCTGTGGAACGTGGCCTACGGTGCCTTGGTCACCTCGGCCACGCTGACGGCCCTGGGCACCTTCGACCGCTTCCGCATGCGCGCCGGGCTGCCGAAAAAGGCCGTCACCGCCGTGGTGCCCAGCCCGTTCCATCACGCCGACGCCGGTGTGCTGCGGGTACCGGACCTCAAGGCCGACCCACGGGATGCGCCGGCCCACACGGCGGCGATCATTCGTGACCTGCCATCATTGGTGGAGGGCTCACGGGGCACGCTGGTGTTGTTCTCGTCCCGCAAACAGATGCAGGACGTGTTCGACGGCCTCGACCGTGACTGGCGCAAGCAGGTGTTTATCCAGGGCAACCTGTCGAAACAGGAAACCCTGAACAAGCACAAGGCGCGGGTGGATGGCGGCGATTCCAGCGTGCTGTTCGGCCTCGCGAGTTTCGCCGAGGGTGTGGATTTGCCCGGTGCCTACTGCGAACACGTGGTGATCGCCAAGATCCCGTTCTCGGTGCCGGATGATCCGGTGGAAGCCGCGTTGGCCGAATGGATCGAAGCCCGGGGCGGCAATCCGTTCATGGAGATCTCGGTGCCGGACGCTTCCTTGAAACTGGTCCAGGCCTGCGGCCGCCTGCTGCGTACCGAAGAAGATCGCGGCACCATCACCTTGCTTGACCGGCGTCTGGTTACCCAGCGCTATGGGAAAGCTATCCTGAATGCTTTACCGCCGTTTCGGCGGGAAATTTCTTAA
- a CDS encoding beta-galactosidase: MIRTLPAVFALLFAAPLLAAPAGQQTLFNFVRPADVVKVATQDASLPQYNAEQTAEGEVLRRITFNPAAEPSLVLSPQTGAWDWSQSGAMSLRIQSAMDWALTLYVKVQSNDGRTLFSRIDLPAGPAQTLLIPLQANSPLSQGMKAGPPMPITVDGQRVLLASSEGEIDRSQIVSVTLSMIKPNVAQSILLERFGVQDIAPVLKATYSDLVDAYGQSTRARWPEKVSSDEQLRAAAVKEQQQLKGWLAERDKASLDKFGGWNKGPAFDASGFFRTEKRDGRWYLVTPEGHPFYSLGVNTVAPDNSQTYVAGREWMFAALPKAGEPFDKYYGSGDSRSGNGADQGRSFNVGRWYDFYGANLQRTYGQPCVPPAPCAPEGFDQKRWVSHTLDRLRAWGFNTVGNWSAPQLATADRVPYTLPLSIVGDYASISTGTDWWGGMPDPFDPRFAMATERAVAIAARDHRDDPWLIGFFADNELAWAGPGDDAKSRYALAYGTLRMTTDVPAKRAFLKQLRDKYRNQEGLSRAWGIELPAWELMEDPGFVPPMPSPEHPEIEADFKYFQKTFAEAYFKTISDALKWHAPNQLLLGGRYAVSTPEAVASCAQYCDVLSFNMYTLKPQDGYDFAALRTLDKPVLITEFNFGSADRGPFWGGVTQLAREEDRGVAYANFLKQAMAEPSIVGVHWFQYLDQPVTGRLLDGENGHFGLVGITDVPFQGFVDSVRKSNLAAVDQLGKEAEKAKAAAAVHAGEGGKPGREGNAAAPGAEHSGGHSGKGH, from the coding sequence ATGATTCGCACGCTGCCCGCTGTTTTTGCCCTGTTGTTTGCCGCGCCATTGCTGGCTGCGCCTGCCGGGCAACAAACCTTGTTCAACTTTGTACGGCCCGCCGATGTGGTCAAGGTGGCGACCCAGGACGCCAGCCTGCCGCAATACAACGCCGAACAAACCGCTGAAGGCGAAGTGCTGCGCCGTATCACCTTCAACCCGGCGGCCGAACCGAGCCTGGTGCTCAGCCCGCAGACCGGCGCCTGGGACTGGTCGCAATCCGGTGCCATGAGCCTGCGGATTCAAAGTGCGATGGACTGGGCGCTGACCCTGTACGTCAAGGTGCAGAGCAATGACGGCCGAACGCTGTTCAGCCGTATCGACCTGCCAGCCGGTCCCGCGCAAACGCTGTTGATTCCGCTGCAAGCCAACTCGCCCCTGAGCCAGGGGATGAAGGCCGGCCCGCCGATGCCGATCACCGTCGATGGCCAGCGCGTGCTGCTGGCCAGCAGCGAAGGGGAGATCGACCGCAGCCAGATCGTGTCGGTGACCCTGTCGATGATCAAGCCGAACGTTGCCCAAAGCATCTTGCTCGAACGCTTTGGCGTGCAGGACATCGCGCCGGTACTCAAGGCTACCTACAGCGATCTGGTGGACGCCTATGGGCAGTCCACCCGCGCCCGGTGGCCGGAGAAAGTCAGCAGCGACGAGCAGTTGAGGGCCGCAGCGGTCAAGGAACAGCAACAGCTCAAGGGCTGGCTGGCCGAGCGCGACAAGGCCTCCCTGGACAAATTCGGCGGCTGGAACAAGGGCCCGGCCTTTGACGCCAGCGGCTTCTTCCGCACCGAGAAGCGCGACGGGCGCTGGTACCTGGTGACACCGGAAGGCCATCCGTTCTACTCCCTGGGCGTCAACACCGTCGCCCCGGACAACAGCCAGACCTACGTGGCGGGCCGCGAATGGATGTTTGCCGCGCTGCCCAAGGCCGGCGAGCCTTTCGACAAATACTACGGCAGCGGTGACAGCCGCAGCGGCAATGGTGCCGATCAGGGGCGCAGCTTTAATGTCGGCCGCTGGTACGACTTCTATGGCGCCAACCTGCAGCGTACCTATGGCCAGCCGTGCGTGCCGCCGGCACCTTGTGCTCCGGAAGGTTTCGACCAGAAACGCTGGGTCAGCCACACCCTCGACCGCCTGCGGGCCTGGGGTTTCAATACTGTCGGCAACTGGAGTGCGCCGCAGCTGGCGACCGCCGACCGCGTGCCTTACACCTTGCCACTGTCGATCGTCGGTGATTACGCGAGCATCAGCACCGGCACCGATTGGTGGGGCGGCATGCCCGACCCGTTCGACCCGCGCTTCGCCATGGCCACCGAGCGTGCGGTGGCAATTGCCGCCCGTGACCATCGCGACGACCCGTGGCTGATCGGCTTCTTTGCCGACAACGAACTGGCCTGGGCCGGTCCCGGTGATGATGCGAAATCCCGCTACGCCCTGGCCTACGGCACCCTGCGCATGACCACCGACGTGCCGGCCAAGCGCGCGTTTCTCAAGCAATTGCGCGACAAGTACCGCAACCAGGAGGGGCTTTCCAGGGCCTGGGGCATCGAGCTGCCCGCCTGGGAACTGATGGAAGACCCGGGCTTTGTGCCGCCAATGCCAAGCCCGGAGCACCCGGAAATCGAAGCGGACTTCAAGTACTTCCAGAAGACCTTTGCCGAGGCCTACTTCAAGACCATCTCCGATGCATTGAAATGGCATGCGCCCAACCAGCTGTTGCTGGGTGGCCGATACGCGGTCAGCACGCCGGAAGCGGTGGCGTCCTGCGCGCAGTATTGCGATGTGCTGAGCTTCAACATGTACACCCTCAAGCCTCAGGACGGCTACGACTTTGCGGCCCTGCGGACGTTGGACAAGCCGGTGCTGATCACCGAATTCAACTTCGGCTCGGCGGACCGCGGCCCGTTCTGGGGCGGCGTGACGCAGTTGGCTCGGGAAGAGGATCGTGGGGTTGCCTACGCCAACTTCCTGAAGCAGGCCATGGCCGAACCGTCGATTGTCGGCGTGCATTGGTTCCAGTACCTGGACCAGCCGGTTACCGGCCGTTTGCTTGACGGCGAAAACGGCCACTTCGGCCTGGTCGGCATCACCGATGTGCCGTTCCAGGGGTTTGTCGACAGTGTGCGCAAAAGTAACCTGGCTGCCGTCGATCAGCTGGGCAAGGAGGCCGAAAAGGCCAAGGCTGCCGCAGCGGTCCACGCCGGTGAGGGCGGCAAGCCCGGGCGTGAAGGCAATGCAGCAGCGCCGGGTGCAGAGCATTCCGGCGGGCATTCCGGCAAAGGTCATTGA